In Bacillus sp. SB49, a single window of DNA contains:
- a CDS encoding flavodoxin family protein, whose protein sequence is MRAILLNCSLEKGSKETDTEQLLDAAARIFQKEKIDVERIHLRDFHIEFGITQKLDQEEDWPFIFEKILEADIILLGTPITMGDKSSLASLVLERLQGYHQMTNQKGQGVFYNKVGGAIIADGGYGGSQAAAQSIQYYLSMLGFTLPPHSSAVCQKHDHSKDQIDKMTYNLIHFAEILTFHPIPVTGNRIRKQVTAE, encoded by the coding sequence ATGAGAGCGATACTCTTGAATTGCAGTTTGGAAAAAGGCAGCAAAGAAACCGACACGGAGCAGCTCCTTGATGCAGCGGCACGGATTTTCCAAAAAGAAAAAATTGACGTTGAACGGATTCATCTTCGAGATTTCCACATCGAATTCGGAATTACCCAAAAGCTGGATCAGGAAGAAGACTGGCCGTTCATATTCGAGAAGATCTTAGAAGCAGATATCATCCTGCTTGGGACACCGATTACAATGGGGGACAAGAGCAGCCTTGCCTCCCTCGTGCTTGAAAGACTCCAAGGCTACCATCAAATGACGAACCAGAAAGGCCAGGGGGTCTTCTACAATAAGGTAGGTGGAGCGATTATTGCCGACGGTGGCTACGGAGGATCCCAGGCCGCTGCTCAATCCATCCAGTACTATCTGTCGATGCTAGGTTTCACCCTGCCTCCCCACTCCAGTGCCGTCTGCCAAAAGCACGATCACAGCAAAGACCAAATCGACAAAATGACTTATAACCTCATACACTTCGCCGAAATACTAACCTTCCATCCGATTCCCGTTACAGGGAACCGGATCAGAAAACAGGTAACGGCGGAATAA
- a CDS encoding DUF1499 domain-containing protein has protein sequence MKDSYIGVKSGRLSACPDKPNCVSTQADQEEKRMSPLPFTRDLETSKKHIMNVLGDMDRTKVEIEEDHYIHTVVTTKVLKFKDDVEFYFDPDERVIHFRSASRVGYSDFGVNKKRMQEISKKYEQVRRQEL, from the coding sequence ATGAAGGATTCTTACATTGGTGTGAAAAGCGGACGGCTTTCGGCATGCCCGGATAAGCCGAACTGTGTTTCCACCCAGGCGGATCAGGAAGAGAAACGGATGAGTCCGCTGCCGTTCACCCGTGATTTAGAGACATCAAAAAAACATATCATGAATGTCCTTGGGGATATGGACCGGACGAAGGTGGAAATAGAGGAGGACCACTACATTCATACGGTTGTAACTACCAAGGTATTAAAATTCAAGGATGACGTGGAATTTTACTTCGATCCGGATGAACGTGTCATCCATTTCCGCTCTGCATCGAGGGTCGGGTACTCAGACTTCGGTGTCAATAAGAAACGGATGCAGGAGATATCAAAGAAATATGAGCAGGTAAGGAGACAGGAGTTATGA
- the sigI gene encoding RNA polymerase sigma factor SigI, with translation MIKRLFSKNDDTSLDEQVASAKQGDDEARNEMLKQYQPFIAKSVSEVCKRYIDPARDDEFSIGLLAFNEAIQSYSCDKGSSFLSFARLVIKRKVIDHIRNEQKRISVTSLDEDFHDDEQMENPIEISAAKDRYILETEAWHRKEEILEFKAELKKYKLSFDELIDVSPKHRDARESAVQVARLVFEDEHLRNQVIVKGRLPIKDLVHQVDVSKKTLERNRKFIIALVLILNGDYIYLKDYLKGVGM, from the coding sequence TTGATCAAACGTCTTTTTTCCAAAAATGACGACACCTCCCTGGATGAACAAGTAGCTTCGGCTAAGCAGGGGGATGACGAAGCGCGGAACGAAATGCTTAAACAGTATCAACCTTTCATCGCCAAAAGTGTTTCTGAAGTATGCAAGAGATATATCGACCCTGCGAGAGATGATGAATTCAGTATCGGACTGCTTGCGTTCAACGAAGCGATCCAGTCCTATTCGTGTGATAAGGGAAGCTCCTTCCTCTCTTTCGCCCGTCTCGTTATTAAACGAAAAGTTATTGATCATATCCGTAATGAACAGAAAAGGATTTCCGTAACTTCGTTGGATGAAGACTTTCACGACGACGAACAGATGGAGAATCCTATCGAGATCTCAGCGGCCAAAGATCGGTACATTCTAGAGACAGAGGCGTGGCATCGAAAGGAAGAAATCCTGGAATTCAAAGCAGAATTGAAGAAATACAAACTTTCCTTCGATGAACTGATCGACGTGTCGCCGAAGCACCGGGATGCCAGAGAATCAGCAGTCCAGGTCGCACGACTCGTCTTCGAAGACGAGCATTTGAGAAACCAGGTCATTGTGAAAGGCCGACTGCCTATCAAAGACCTCGTGCATCAAGTCGACGTCAGCAAGAAAACGTTGGAAAGGAACCGTAAATTCATCATCGCACTCGTACTCATATTGAACGGGGATTACATTTATCTCAAAGATTATCTGAAAGGGGTGGGTATGTGA
- a CDS encoding anti-sigma factor domain-containing protein, which yields MRKGIVMEQSKRYMIVMTKDGQFHRAHKMAGAEIGMEVQFSVVEPRKGMVLWSCVKRHNHMKVAIFCIIFLLALFPAYSWYGSNQAYAYMNIDINPSVELELNDHMQVLDITPQNAEAEEIVASLGDWKKRDASEVTFDLINKSHEKGYVNEANQVLIGISYLQSEYDHDYAEEMEEYLTEQEEHLSVATFLVPDDLRRQAEKGKETVNELLADRLSDDSTEEEAETQAVAIEDDDKEIIQSFYNDDESSEGSEESVVPVEIPVLPNVEKKNPHSTSPTEPEGMNADKPLSDPAQPQDPPDEKVKGRDINPNVPEKERKEPSVEHRKDKDKSPERKQGKADRPEGNPEKPEKDDHDPAPETDKLKKQKKEEKSKDPAPNNRNDEHS from the coding sequence GTGAGAAAAGGTATTGTCATGGAGCAGAGCAAACGTTACATGATTGTCATGACAAAAGATGGCCAGTTCCATCGTGCTCATAAAATGGCTGGCGCTGAGATCGGAATGGAAGTCCAATTCTCTGTAGTGGAACCTCGAAAGGGAATGGTTCTTTGGTCCTGTGTCAAGCGTCATAATCATATGAAAGTGGCCATTTTTTGTATTATTTTCCTTCTGGCGTTGTTTCCTGCCTATTCCTGGTACGGAAGCAATCAAGCGTATGCCTATATGAATATTGACATCAATCCGAGTGTGGAACTTGAATTGAATGACCACATGCAGGTGCTGGATATAACCCCTCAGAATGCAGAAGCGGAAGAGATTGTCGCTTCTCTTGGGGATTGGAAGAAGAGAGATGCCTCGGAAGTGACGTTTGATTTAATCAATAAAAGTCACGAAAAGGGGTATGTCAATGAAGCCAATCAAGTGTTGATTGGAATCAGTTATTTACAGTCTGAATATGATCATGATTATGCAGAAGAAATGGAAGAATACTTAACAGAGCAGGAAGAACATTTGTCTGTAGCGACTTTCCTTGTCCCTGACGATTTAAGGCGTCAGGCAGAGAAAGGCAAAGAGACGGTGAACGAACTGCTTGCCGATCGATTGAGTGACGATTCTACAGAGGAAGAAGCAGAGACGCAGGCGGTAGCCATCGAAGATGACGATAAAGAAATTATTCAATCCTTTTATAACGACGATGAGTCTTCTGAAGGCAGCGAAGAGTCTGTTGTCCCTGTGGAAATCCCAGTACTTCCGAATGTAGAGAAGAAGAATCCTCATTCGACTTCTCCAACAGAACCGGAAGGGATGAATGCTGACAAACCATTGTCCGATCCCGCGCAACCGCAAGATCCCCCTGACGAAAAGGTGAAGGGGCGGGACATCAATCCGAATGTGCCGGAGAAGGAAAGAAAAGAACCTTCGGTGGAACATCGGAAGGATAAAGACAAATCTCCAGAGCGGAAACAAGGGAAAGCGGATCGTCCGGAAGGTAATCCTGAGAAGCCGGAGAAAGACGACCATGATCCTGCACCTGAAACGGACAAATTGAAAAAACAGAAAAAAGAAGAGAAAAGTAAGGACCCGGCTCCTAACAACCGGAACGATGAACACTCCTGA